The Melitaea cinxia chromosome 6, ilMelCinx1.1, whole genome shotgun sequence genome has a window encoding:
- the LOC123654334 gene encoding uncharacterized protein LOC123654334, whose amino-acid sequence MYKQKLLLLVWACNALAALEGYSAQQDTDQFHIQTDEDDDRYFVYQTHNGQYRKERRLKDGSVVGTTGWVGADGFLRLQDYIADDQGYRIYKSKTVYVGENRPIGESLKIANTAPTDSGFNITPPPARHPPRGTPRFSTTTKAPKTYSSTHNIQKLFPTEISITPPPLYSTSTSTPKVDLSPNSIDSSTQYDLRPTPITASEASSSPNPYNYDASNTNTLDEYYASDSAPHERFDIINPNSYRHANDWTRRQKPRIRIGDGYTPQFPGYDGVAFRKNGFRYYLPKQYHEEETQEVDERTGSFGYIDPFGIRRVIYYNTSPGQGFQIRKNNRYVGHDATPYDPRPVK is encoded by the exons gTGTGGGCGTGTAACGCGCTAGCTGCTCTAGAAGGTTACAGCGCGCAACAAGATACCGATCAGTTCCACATACAAACAGACGAAGATGACGACCGATATTTCGTTTACCAAACCCACAACGGGCAGTACCGTAAAGAACGACGACTTAAAGATGGTTCTGTAGTcg GTACTACGGGTTGGGTGGGCGCTGATGGTTTTTTAAGACTACAAGACTACATTGCTGATGATCAAGgatatagaatttataaatcCAAGACCGTTTACGTGGGAGAAAACCGTCCAATAGGG gaaTCTCTAAAAATTGCGAATACGGCACCTACAGATTCTGGTTTTAATATAACCCCACCACCAGCACGTCATCCGCCAAGAGGAACTCCTCGTTTCAGCACAACAACTAAAGCTCCAAAGACGTATTCATCAACtcataatatacaaaaactgTTTCCTACAGAAATTTCTATAACACCTCCACCTCTATATTCTACTTCAACTTCAACGCCTAAGGTAGACCTGTCACCGAACTCTATTGATTCATCGACACAGTATGACTTAAGGCCGACTCCAATCACAGCAAGTGAAGCGTCTTCATCGCCGAATCCCTACAATTACGATGCATCGAATACGAATACATTAGATGAGTATTACGCGAGTGATAGCGCACCTCATGAACGTTTTGATATAATCAATCCAAATTCCTATAGACACGCAAACGATTGGACCAGACGGCAAAAGCCAAGAATACGTATCGGGGACGGTTACACACCGCAATTCCCAGGGTATGATGGCGTTGCATTTAGAAAGAACGGATTCCGATACTATCTTCCTAAGCAATATCATGAAGAAGAAACCCAAGAAGTGGATGAAAGAACTGGTAGTTTTGGTTATATAGATCCatttggaattcgtcgagtaaTCTATTACAATACGTCGCCTGGTCAAGGATTCCAAATACGCAAGAACAATAGGTATGTCGGTCATGATGCCACTCCGTATGATCCAAGACCTGTAAAGTGA
- the LOC123654714 gene encoding uncharacterized protein LOC123654714, whose amino-acid sequence MVSVRCNKVLGVPKQQQTSISLHQLLHPEKFQEQVSDQWSFLKLPKEILNQVAINNHLRRPMKTVWLGLQLQYVAVPTTIAQHHLQQKEIEHLLCLFVGISLYVESMNSLRFKYLTNASVLKCTKSTFNNYINRTNRNYSCLLGIETSCDDTGCAIISDRGEILAETVQSQNLMHLRNGGIIPDVAQDLHRKYIEPTVDKTLEQANVSMSDIAAIAVTLQPGLPLSLAIGMKYAKHLARNFKKPLIPIHHMEAHALVARMEHDISFPFLTLLISGGHCLLAVAQDVNKFLLLGESIDCAPGEVFDKIARRMKLRNVPEYSQLCGGQAIEIAASKATNPHMFKLPLPLAEHKDCNFSFNGLKTSVLYHLFKKEQFHNIDADKLIPEVNDLCAATLMATSRHLLHRTQRAMEFCHQNNLIPNNKKQFVVSGGVACNNYIFNVLTVLCNEFDYNIFRPQPKLCTDNGVMIAWNGLEKWWRNIDIVTDLNTLDIKAQSPLGESFVDKVVTARIPTKLMKHFLEFVYLPKHWLVTRAFDDNLQITNGVRNFEDIPGPKCYPLIGTLYKYLPFLGDYDLDAVDKSAWLNWRKYGGFVREFPGVRVLHVFEPDLIEAVFRQKERYPARRSHLAMQYYRLNKPEVHNSGGLLSTNGPEWWRIRSTFQKNFSSPQNAKHYVNDVDNIARKFVEWVKESKPSPNEDFLPYLNRLYLEVIGVVAFNEHFESFSSKEQDPESRSSKIIKAAFESNSGIMKLDKGILWKYFKTPLYRKLVRSQEYLEKVSLDILLRRLNFYEEEKQNNDKSLLASFLQLPNVDMKDITGVMVDILMAAIDTTSYSTSFALYHLAKNEECQKKVFEELSLLMPEKDKEVTSDLISKAVYLRSCIKESLRLNPVAVGVGRLLQQDMVLKGYLIPKDTVIVTQNMVASRLPQYLKDPLVFKPERWIRDSGQYEVIHPFLSLPFGFGPRSCIARRLAEQNICITLIRLFREFDIKWKGGDLGIKTLLINVPDQPLSFSFTTRNM is encoded by the exons ATGGTTTCAGTACGATGCAATAAAGTGTTAGGTGTCccaaaacaacaacaaacatcTATTT CATTGCACCAGTTGTTACACCCAGAAAAGTTCCAAGAACAGGTTTCTGACCAATGGAGCTTCTTAAAATTGCCCAAAGAAATATTGAACCAAGTGGCCATAAACAACCACCTAAGAAGGCCCATGAAAACCGTCTGGCTGGGGCTGCAGCTGCAATATGTGGCCGTGCCCACAACCATAGCCCAGCACCACCTCCAGCAGAAAGAAATAGAACATCTGTTATGTCTCTTCGTGGGAata AGCTTATACGTCGAGAGTATGAATTCTTTAAGGTTTAAATACTTAACCAATGCATCAGTTTTGAAATGTACTAAAAGTACCTTCAACAACTACATAAATAGAACAAACCGAAACTATTCTTGCCTTCTTGGAATAGAAACTTCATGTGATGATACAGGCTGTGCGATTATCAGTGATCGTGGAGAAATATTAGCGGAAACTGTGCAATCTCAAAACTTAATGCATCTTCGAAACGGAGGAATTATACCTGATGTTGCTCAAGATTTACACAGAAAATACATTGAACCCACTGTGGATAAAACTTTAGAACAAGCAAACGTTAGTATGTCAGACATTGCCGCAATTGCTGTCACATTACAGCCTGGCCTACCTTTAAGTCTCGCTATAGGTATGAAATATGCAAAACATTTAGCTAGAAATTTCAAAAAGCCTCTCATACCAATTCATCACATGGAGGCACATGCATTAGTTGCTCGAATGGAACACGATATATCCTTTCCATTTTTGACATTACTTATATCTGGTGGACATTGTTTACTTGCTGTGGCTCAGGatgtaaacaaatttttattactaggTGAAAGTATAGACTGTGCTCCTGGagaagtttttgataaaattgcaaGGAGGATGAAGCTACGAAATGTACCTGAGTATTCACAATTATGTGGAGGACAAGCTATTGAAATTGCTGCTTCAAAAGCAACAAACCCACACATGTTTAAATTACCGCTTCCTTTAGCTGAACATAAAGAttgtaattttagttttaatggcCTTAAAACATCTGTATTATATCATCTTTTTAAAAAGGAACAATTTCACAATATTGATGCAGATAAGCTAATTCCAGAAGTAAATGACTTATGCGCCGCTACATTAATGGCTACTTCTAGACATTTATTACACCGAACACAAAGAGCTATGGAATTTTGTCATCAAAACAACTTAATaccaaataataaaaagcagTTTGTTGTTTCTGGCGGTGTGGCTtgcaataattacatttttaatgtgCTGACAGTACTGTGTAACGAGTTcgattataacatttttagacCCCAGCCGAAGCTATGCACTGACAATGGAGTTATGATAGCATGGAATGGCTTAGAAAAGTGGTGGAGAAATATTGACATAGTAACTGATTTAAATACTTTAGATATAAAAGCTCAAAGTCCATTAGGTGAAAGTTTTGTTGACAAAGTTGTCACTGCAAGAATACCAACAAAATTGatgaaa CATTTTTTGGAATTTGTATATCTGCCAAAACATTGGCTGGTTACACGTGCCTTTGACGATAACTTACAGATTACTAACGGTGTAAGGAATTTTGAAGATATTCCAGGTCCTAAATGTTATCCTCTCATCGGCacgttatacaaatatttgccttTTTTGG GTGATTACGATTTAGATGCAGTTGACAAATCAGCATGGCTTAACTGGCGTAAATATGGAGGTTTTGTAAGAGAATTTCCTGGCGTTAGAGTGCTTCACGTCTTCGAACCTGATCTCATAGAAGCGGTATTTCGCCAGAAAGAACGGTATCCAGCGAGACGAAGTCATTTAGCAATGCAATATTATCGTCTTAATAAACCAGAAGTACATAATTCAGGCGGCCTTTTGTCTAC aaatggtCCAGAATGGTGGCGAATTCGTAGtacatttcaaaaaaatttttcaaGTCCGCAAAACGCTAAACACTACGTAAACGATGTTGACAACATTGCTAGAAAATTTGTGGAATGGGTTAAAGAGAGCAAACCTTCTCCCAATGAGGACTTTTTACCATACTTAAATCGCTTATACCTGGAAG taATAGGTGTTGTTGCTTTTAATGAGCATTTCGAAAGTTTTTCATCTAAGGAACAAGATCCGGAATCCCgaagtagtaaaataattaaagcagCTTTTGAATCAAACAGTGGCATTATGAAGCTCGATAAGGGAATTTTATGGAAATATTTCAAGACACCGTTGTACAGAAAACTGGTCAGATCTCAGGAATATTTAGAAAA AGTGTCGTTGGATATATTGTTGAGGAGACTCAATTTTTACGAGGAAGAGAAACAAAATAATGACAAATCGCTGTTAGCTTCTTTCCTTCAATTGCCTAACGTTGACATGAAGGATATAACGGGAGTTATGGTGGATATTTTAATGGCTGCAATAGATACG acttcATACTCAACGAGCTTTGCTTTGTATCACTTAGCAAAAAATGAAGAGTGTCAGAAAAAGGTTTTTGAGGAATTGTCTTTGTTAATGCCTGAAAAGGATAAAGAGGTAACATCGGATTTAATATCAAAAGCGGTGTATCTTAGAAGTTGTATTAAGGAAAGTCTTCGTTTGAATCCTGTCGCTGTCGGCGTTGGACGACTTTTACAACAGGACATGGTGTTAAAAGGATACTTGATTCCTAAAGAC ACGGTGATAGTGACACAGAATATGGTAGCATCCCGCCTACCACAGTACCTTAAAGATCCCTTGGTCTTCAAACCTGAGCGATGGATTCGAGACTCGGGCCAATATGAAGTCATTCATCCGTTTCTGAGCCTTCCTTTTGGTTTTGGTCCACGATCGTGCATTGCGAGGAGACTGGCAGAGCAGAATATTTGCATTACTTTAATAAGG TTGTTTCGAGAATTCGACATAAAATGGAAAGGCGGTGATCTTGGAATTAAAACTCTGTTGATTAACGTGCCTGATCAGCCACTATCGTTTTCCTTTACTACtagaaatatgtaa
- the LOC123654337 gene encoding probable tRNA N6-adenosine threonylcarbamoyltransferase, mitochondrial — protein sequence MNSLRFKYLTNASVLKCTKSTFNNYINRTNRNYSCLLGIETSCDDTGCAIISDRGEILAETVQSQNLMHLRNGGIIPDVAQDLHRKYIEPTVDKTLEQANVSMSDIAAIAVTLQPGLPLSLAIGMKYAKHLARNFKKPLIPIHHMEAHALVARMEHDISFPFLTLLISGGHCLLAVAQDVNKFLLLGESIDCAPGEVFDKIARRMKLRNVPEYSQLCGGQAIEIAASKATNPHMFKLPLPLAEHKDCNFSFNGLKTSVLYHLFKKEQFHNIDADKLIPEVNDLCAATLMATSRHLLHRTQRAMEFCHQNNLIPNNKKQFVVSGGVACNNYIFNVLTVLCNEFDYNIFRPQPKLCTDNGVMIAWNGLEKWWRNIDIVTDLNTLDIKAQSPLGESFVDKVVTARIPTKLMKVKIKL from the coding sequence ATGAATTCTTTAAGGTTTAAATACTTAACCAATGCATCAGTTTTGAAATGTACTAAAAGTACCTTCAACAACTACATAAATAGAACAAACCGAAACTATTCTTGCCTTCTTGGAATAGAAACTTCATGTGATGATACAGGCTGTGCGATTATCAGTGATCGTGGAGAAATATTAGCGGAAACTGTGCAATCTCAAAACTTAATGCATCTTCGAAACGGAGGAATTATACCTGATGTTGCTCAAGATTTACACAGAAAATACATTGAACCCACTGTGGATAAAACTTTAGAACAAGCAAACGTTAGTATGTCAGACATTGCCGCAATTGCTGTCACATTACAGCCTGGCCTACCTTTAAGTCTCGCTATAGGTATGAAATATGCAAAACATTTAGCTAGAAATTTCAAAAAGCCTCTCATACCAATTCATCACATGGAGGCACATGCATTAGTTGCTCGAATGGAACACGATATATCCTTTCCATTTTTGACATTACTTATATCTGGTGGACATTGTTTACTTGCTGTGGCTCAGGatgtaaacaaatttttattactaggTGAAAGTATAGACTGTGCTCCTGGagaagtttttgataaaattgcaaGGAGGATGAAGCTACGAAATGTACCTGAGTATTCACAATTATGTGGAGGACAAGCTATTGAAATTGCTGCTTCAAAAGCAACAAACCCACACATGTTTAAATTACCGCTTCCTTTAGCTGAACATAAAGAttgtaattttagttttaatggcCTTAAAACATCTGTATTATATCATCTTTTTAAAAAGGAACAATTTCACAATATTGATGCAGATAAGCTAATTCCAGAAGTAAATGACTTATGCGCCGCTACATTAATGGCTACTTCTAGACATTTATTACACCGAACACAAAGAGCTATGGAATTTTGTCATCAAAACAACTTAATaccaaataataaaaagcagTTTGTTGTTTCTGGCGGTGTGGCTtgcaataattacatttttaatgtgCTGACAGTACTGTGTAACGAGTTcgattataacatttttagacCCCAGCCGAAGCTATGCACTGACAATGGAGTTATGATAGCATGGAATGGCTTAGAAAAGTGGTGGAGAAATATTGACATAGTAACTGATTTAAATACTTTAGATATAAAAGCTCAAAGTCCATTAGGTGAAAGTTTTGTTGACAAAGTTGTCACTGCAAGAATACCAACAAAATTGatgaaagttaaaattaaattataa